CGATCTTTTCCGGACATTCCTACTCCTTTGATGAGAATGCATGGGCTCAAGGCCGACCCTAGCCCAGTGGCCGCGGAATGTCTCGGAAACTTTGCTGGAACGGCTCACGTTGATGGAGGCGTCGACTCGTCGTCGGCAAAGTTGAGTCCCGCCTCCGCGAGCGCGTCAGCTAGCAGCCTGACCGCCTTCGGCCCGACCCCGTGGAGCGCCAGGAGCTGACCCCGAGACATTCGGGCCACCCCGGAAAGTGAGCCCACGCCCACCGAGATCAAGGCGGAGGTGGCGGGTCGGCCGATCTTGGGCAGGTTGCCCAGGCTTTCCGGCACATCACGAGTGGACATGTATCGAGCGTATGGGGGAGGAGGCGCCGACTCAACTGCGTCGATCTGGGAGTATGGGCAAATGACTCAGCTGGTGCCCTCGCTCGTCCCGGAGCTGCTCGTGACGGATTCGCCCCGAAGTATGGCCTTCTGGTGCGGACTCTGCGGGTTCAAGATCGACTACCAGCG
This genomic stretch from Leucobacter sp. CX169 harbors:
- a CDS encoding helix-hairpin-helix domain-containing protein, which produces MSTRDVPESLGNLPKIGRPATSALISVGVGSLSGVARMSRGQLLALHGVGPKAVRLLADALAEAGLNFADDESTPPST